The Haloplanus natans DSM 17983 DNA segment TCCTCTCATGACCGACGACATCGACGCCAAGATCGACCGCCTCGAAACGATCATCGAGCAACTGGAACAGGGGGAGGTCTCCCTCGACCGCGCCACCGCCCTGCACACCGAGGGCCGTGAGATCCTCGCCGAACTCGACGCGGAGGTAGCACTCGACGAGGACACGGTGGACGAGGTGACCGAGCAGTCCTGAACCGGGTGTGCCTTCCGCGCGCCGCGTTTCATCCTCGCCCGCTCCGTTCGTCGTCGTCACGCTGCCCCCGAGCCACGCTGCCGATCAGATGGATCCCTGGTCCCGCCTGCGGGTCACCACTTCCGTCGATGCCCCGACGTGCCACCCGACTCGACGGCCGAGCCCCGAGTCTGACCGTCGTCCCGGCCGGACCCCCGTTTGCGCTGCCGGCAGCCGCCCAGTCCCGGGCGCGGCGTTCCTCGGCGTTCGGGCTGGACACGTCACATTCGAGCACTTGGCGACGCTGCCCGTGGCTTCCTAGCGACGATCGCTGCTGCGGATGAGGCGTGGCTTGCGGACAGTTGCCCCGAATATCCTGCCGGACAAACCGCGTGAGAACACCGTAGCGCACGTTTGCGTGGGGCTGATGACGTCGCTTCGAGTATGACTTCGAGACCGGTCATCCCCTACTGCAATAGGGTGAGACGAACATTCAGGCGTAAGGCGCGAGTATATTCTGTAAGGAATGCCGATCACTGAAGACGCGGCGATCACGAGTACGGGGCAGGTGACGATTCCGAAGCGGATTCGCGACCGACTCGGTCTCGACGCTGGGACGGGGATCGAGTTTATTCTCGACGATAATGGAACTGTGCACGTCCGCCCAAAGGAACCGGCGAGGGAGCGCCTTCGAGCGATCAGGACGCAACTGGCGTCGCACGATGTCGACCTGGAGGCGACGCGCCGCGAGTCGAAGGCGGCGTGGGAGTCCCGGTACGACGGGGACGCCCCGTGATCTTCCTCGATTCGTGGGTATGGCTCGAATATCTCTGCAGCGGCGCCACGGACGAGGCCGCCGAGGCGGCCATCGAACGTGCCAACACCGCCGATGAAGGCGGGCTCATCGCGCCGACAGGTTCGAAGCCGCGTTTACGGACAAGCCCCACCCTCAATGAGCGACCCCGATAGGGTGAGCGAAGTAGGGCGGGGTAGGTGACTCCGTGAGCGGAGTCACCACCCGTGCTGAATAGCGGGCACGAGTCGGTCACGGGGAAGTTGCCTTCCGGGGTGGGTGCCCGGGTTCATCATGGAGTGCGCCGAACCCTTTTAAGATACGTCGCCCAACAACGAGCACGATGGCCAGTTCGACCAGGGAGAGTGACGCTCACGACGGTGAGATTCGTCTCTGGCAGGAGGACGACTGGTGGATCGCAACGGACGTGGACACGGGAGTCACGACGCAGGGCGAGTCCAGAACGGCCGCGCTGGAGAATCTGGACGACGCGGTGGCCTTGTACGACGGTGAGCGTGGCCGCCCGCCGACCGACGAGGAACTACGCGCCGCGGGCATCGAGCCTGCCGAGAACACCACGGGCACACGCGACCCGCCGGACGTTCTCGACTGATTGATGGGGCGGGCTACGTTCTCTGGGATGGAGGTGGTGAAAGTACTAGTAAACACGGGTGGATTCGAGTGGCGACGAACGACTGGAGACCACGCACAACTGTACTACGCACACCCGACGAACAAAGATGACCGCCGACAGGTGACGGTCCCGCTGCACGACGAACCTCGTACCGGGACGCTCCGGGACATCGCCGAACGCGCCGGAGCGAACGATTTCAACGCGTTCTGTGAGTGGATCGACCGAAACGTCTGAGACAGGTCGGACAGACCCGTGTCGGAATACTAGCGGATCCGCCCCGGCGTGATGGATGCATAGCGCGAGTCGATCACTCTGGTCGGTGAGTGTAGTGATCACCGCCGTGGCGATCCGCACCCGGTGGTGTTTCGAATGCGATCGTGCCACGCCGTGTCGGCCGCCGTCGCTGTTGACGCCCGTTCCAGTCCGTGCTCCGGACACAATAGTCCCCGTACCCGGCGTCCGACGGCCCCTCAATCCGACCCGGTTACCCCACTGGCGTGGGGAGTGACCCTCACGCTTCGGCGCCAGTGCCGGTGGTGACGCGGTCCTCGTCCTCGCTCCCGTCATCGTCATCGGTCACTGTCACCTCGAAATCCTCGATCGAGTAGTCCGTCCGGCTCAGTCGTTCAGCGATCAGACACTTCCGGGTGCGATCGAGTTGCTCCCAGTGGAGGTGTGCCGGTGGATCCGCAGCCAGCGCATCGAACCGCTCGATCACGACGGTATTGACGAACCGATCGAACTCGCCGCACACCGTGCAGGTTCGGGACAGATGTGAGACGTCGAACTCGCGCGTAATGGTCTCGTCCATACACCCGATACATCGGTACTTCGAGACTTGACTCACGTTCTCCATTCGGGCGCAGCGGGTTTGTATTCAGGGCTCGGACCGCGTGTGGCTGAACGGGGCCGATGGCTTAGGGCGCCCGGCCGTCCACGGTGACTTTACCGACGTGAGTTCAGGAGCGCGCCGCTCTTCGGGTGACGCAAGCACCGCAACGGAGTGAAGAGCGCAGCGAGGCCCGGGAGCCGTGCCGTCGGGGGTATTTGAGACGGTCACAGATACCTCCCCCTTCGGTCCAGTAAGCCGAATCGCTCTGCTGGCGACATGGAAATCGAGAGATCTCCGATGGATCCCGCAGGGGAGGAGCGTTACTCCCCCCGTTTCGCTTTGAGTACGTACGGATCCCGTGAGACCGGTTCCGCAGTCTCGATGCTCGTTTGGTTGAATCTGATATGCCCATGCACTCCTGTCCAGAGTACCTCGATACCATGGTCTGCACACCGATCAAAGAGTGCTGGATCCGGGTGCCCATAATTACCGGACGTTCCACTGGAAATTATGAGGTGGGTCGGAGCAACCTGTCCGAGGAACCGCTCACTATTACCGACAGTCCGACCCGCGCTTCGATCCGGATCCTCGGTTGCGCCGTGATGGCTCGCGTGGAGGATGTCGGCTTCCAATTTCAGCTCTGCACGCCGAGCGCGGGCACAGAGTTCCGCCTCGACGCGACCACTGATATCGCCGGTAAACAGATGCGTCTGGTTTGGAGTCGTCACCCGAAAGACACCACTGAGTTCATTGATCGTCCATGTGTCCGTGTTTGCGTCGGTAGTCAGTACATCGGTTGCTGGCCACAACACGTCA contains these protein-coding regions:
- a CDS encoding type II toxin-antitoxin system HicB family antitoxin, which gives rise to MASSTRESDAHDGEIRLWQEDDWWIATDVDTGVTTQGESRTAALENLDDAVALYDGERGRPPTDEELRAAGIEPAENTTGTRDPPDVLD
- a CDS encoding type II toxin-antitoxin system HicA family toxin; this translates as MGRATFSGMEVVKVLVNTGGFEWRRTTGDHAQLYYAHPTNKDDRRQVTVPLHDEPRTGTLRDIAERAGANDFNAFCEWIDRNV
- the xseB gene encoding exodeoxyribonuclease VII small subunit, with amino-acid sequence MTDDIDAKIDRLETIIEQLEQGEVSLDRATALHTEGREILAELDAEVALDEDTVDEVTEQS
- a CDS encoding AbrB/MazE/SpoVT family DNA-binding domain-containing protein yields the protein MPITEDAAITSTGQVTIPKRIRDRLGLDAGTGIEFILDDNGTVHVRPKEPARERLRAIRTQLASHDVDLEATRRESKAAWESRYDGDAP